The following is a genomic window from Ictalurus furcatus strain D&B chromosome 14, Billie_1.0, whole genome shotgun sequence.
CATTGTGTGAAGTAGCTCTTAACGTTCTCTACGGCAATATACCTCTCACATCTCAACAATACCAGAAgctcagaaaaaggaaaagcgtgATCAAATTTGTAGCGGATAAGACTGTtggtgttaaaagaaagagacgtGTGATAAATCAACAGGGGGGCTTTCTTCTACCGCTCTTAAGCGTGGCTATCCCTTTCATTTCCAGCCTGATTGCATCTAGATAACAGAGGGAATGGAGCacgcagagaaaatgtttttagtccCGCAGCACCAGTTGGACAAACTAAAGACCGGGACAGCACGCGAATCTATTCAACAAATCGTGGAGAATGATTTGGACATTGCTATAAGAAATATCTTGCACCGCTCTGACTTGGACAGTTATGAAAAAGCGAAGCTGTACACAAACGTTTTACAGCGCTTTTTAACAGTCGCTAGACAAGGGGACCGTGAAATCAGCACATTAACATTGACGACTATGCAGACTGAGCATCCTGAACAAGAAAAGCCGTCTGCGCCACCCGGCGTAAACCACCAGGACGGTTTAGATAACGTAGCGGCGGATATTTTGAAGAATATTCCGCAGAGGAGTGTAAAAAACGCTCGCTACATTTTAGATAAGATGTCTAAAATGAAAGATGTCACATCTTGGGACGATTCGGGGGAGTTTGTGTTTAAGGGTAGAACTATTCCCGGCTCACATATGCTCGATTTAGTTAAAGGCATCACGGCTCCGCAAAAGATTTCCGATGCCCGAAGACCTGTCGGCTGGCTCGAATTTCTGGAGGCTTTTGCTACTTTAAACATACCATACTCAACGGTGCCAAACCATTATGTCAGACACGCAATTAAATCTTTCAAAACCAAATCGACTTCGCCTATAACCAATTCGTCTAAGAGGCGTAAAAAGCAGAAAATACTTCCGAGCACACCATCAGCAAaatcaaattattcagatgGCCCTGTATTCAAATCACCCACTCTTGACACGAGTCAGTGGCTACGTTTTTAAACCAtgagttttcttttgtttatgatcttgttattatctgtattgctgtatgtggtgtttgtataacaataataataataatgatgttaataataataataataaagagtcaaaaaagaagaagaaatctcttttctttgtttttattgaaaatatctAGTGTTAGacataaacatttcacctgtctgaacacaacgaatacatttgaaaacattttcattacaaagacctttttttagttttagttttttcataaatgctgacaccatcttgtcgtttttaataaaatcgccGGTATACATCTTCAGCACTCGGTCATAATCATGTCCCTTCACCATGtgatagagaaaaaacacacaatgctgccCGCAGGTCTCTGATGAAAAATCTTGGACTTGTACTGCTGAATGTTGAATCACTCTAGAATTTCGgtttaaaaagtttttgatATTCTGTGGAAAACGATTGTCATCTGGTTTATTACCAAAGCTGTCGAAAAAACAACCCACGCCGACCTCGTTTATGTAGATGGCTAGCCAGTGTTCACCCGGGAGTCCTGAAGGATGCGTGTTGATTATCACCATGGATGGTAATTTTCTCAAGGGGGCTTTTGGTAGGTGGTCACACGGTAGTACGCCGAGAAAATGGGTGTTACATGAGATCTTATCCATTATTGCCGTAAGCTGGATGGTGTCCATTCTGCCTATTAATAGTAATCAACCAGGATCTGTCTGCGATTTGACACTTCGATGATGCTGTCAAATATGGCATAAACGATTAAGTTGATCGTTCGGGGTAGAGGTTGTCTAAAACATGCTTCTAGCCTAATGTTCCCAGACTTGATAAGCGACACGTGTTGACTGCAGTCTTCGTCCGGCGTGAGATTAAACGCATAAAGGGTATACCCATGCAGAAAATCCTCCCTATCAATAGCTAGAGGTTGATTTTTAAGATGCTTTCCAGAAGCCAGCGCTAACTGGTAAAATTCGCGTACCGCAGAGCCACTTCCATATTCAGGCTGCAGAGGTTTAGCGGGGTGCTGTTGGCCGTCCAGATAAACTGCCAAAAATTCTAGGTCATAGTTTTTAAAGGCGAACGGATTTTTATCATACGAGCCTGTAAACGCATCATTATCAACCATAGCCAGAACAACGGATTTTGGTAGAGTTCCTAAGAACAAGTTTTCTTGATTACAAACACGTGAGCCTACAGGGATTGAgaagtttttcacacacaccctgtcGATGGGGTATTTGGCTGGCGTCGAGAGCAATGCTTGCGCGTGCCCCAATCTCACACCTGGTGATACcgacacttttttcacaaacagtgaAGCTGACACGATGTTTAGTTTATAGGCCACAGCGTCGTTcctcatcaaacagaattcatctttCGCCCTCGTCATGCGAATTTTAATGTCCACGCCGTTAAGcattagtttttcttgaaagaatatGTCACTGTGAATGGGGGCCAGTAGTTCAACAACGTTGCTGGCGTTGGTAAATGCAGCTCGTTTGGTCAAACCTCTATTACCACCAGCGGGGTCCGTTACGTCCATGTGACCGGCCgtgtctttgtaaaagagccCCGCTGAGAACAGCGTTTCAAGAGCGTCTTTTCCATAATTGGTGAGACACTCTATTATGCATCAATAAGGATATGTGTTGGAACTTTGTGATATGAGACGGTCTCCAAGCGACAcgtccacttgtgaaaatatcGTAGATCCGGCATAGTTAATAAGCCCCACGGGGGCTCCGTCTGCTATGTCTGTGCCGTCTGCGTTAGTGATTTTGAGACGCAAAAAAACCAGGGTGTTGTTTAGGTCCACATAATCCTCTCCAGTCCCCGCTATAAAAAACTCCAGAGGTGATGTTTCTGATATTGCTGACAACGGTGGTActtctatatatgtatttttttcaataacggtCTGTGTTAATGGTACTGTGAATAGGTCCAGCTCGGTTTTTAAACATTCTTCTGACATATTGTGTAGTAAAGACAtggtctaaaatattgttttaacgcaggtctttggtctttttgctgtagagctGGTTGGCGTCTTCTTGTGCTTGCGTTTTACAACTGACGATTTCttggtgttatgttttcttttcttcgtcGTTTGGCCACTCCTCCGAGTCCCTGGCGGTTTAGATGTTCTACTACGAGCCATCACCATTAATCCGGATCCATCTtgagtgttattattgttgttgttattattattaaacgtaTGCGATAATGTATTGCTGACAACATCgcttagtatgttttttgcTGCTGATTTAAGATGTGGTTTGGCTATGCTAAAACCGCGTTTTAGCAAAGGAATGGCCATTCTAAAGAGACCTCTAAACACACCCCCTAACCCGGCTCCGTACATAACTCCGCCCCCTGCATAACCGGGGAGCCCATTCCCCGCTTGATTCTGGTAATATTGGACATAACGCAAAGGGTCTGTGTGGTGATTGTTGAAATATgccattatgattattttttaaacaaattgtttcacaggCCTAAAATGCAGCTTGGCACACACCTTCCCGTAACTGAAGCGCACGTCTCGATTTTGATCGTCTTTCACCTGTATGGTTATCTCACTGACGGACGATTTATTAACCGATACGTAGTGTGGGGTGTCGTATCTAACACTAACATTCTTGTGGTTCTCCCCctctatatgtacacatctcagTAGCGGCACGTAGAAATCCCCCACGGTCTGGTATTCTATGATAtcggtataaatatacatactgtaaaaccccGCGTTAATATCAGCCTGAAAAGGTGCATAAGTCATGCCAGATCTTTCAACAGCATGGTCCGTAGTTTCAATAGCAACTCCCGGTTTTAATCCTAAAATGTTGGCcacctttccataaaatgtcagcgATGTCTTCGGGGGGCCTTtgagaaaaattttatttttaacatggtcATAGCCGAGACTCGCACGTTGTGTGAGAGTCGCGTTGATCTCCCTGATCAAAAAAACGACGTCGTCATAATATCCAGTCTTTAACCTGTAAGATGCGTTTGATATATTGCCTTCAATATTATATTCGGTGACCCGATTCTCAGTCTTCGTTGTTTCACCATAGTTGAAAATGAACGTAGCACcttcctcattaaatgtgtaccacGACAGCGGATATTCAAATTCGATTAACCCGACTTGCCATTCTCCTTTTAGATTGATAGTTTTTGATAATCGAGTTGTATAACACGAGATACTATTTTCCGGATAAACGGTCCTTGAGGCATTACAGGGAAGCGTTACATAAAAACCACCAGCAGTCATGgttggtttttacatgaatgtgtgcCATCTACGAGGTTTCGTCTGTTTTTATGGGTTCTGTACATCGACCAATTCTTTCTGGTCGATCCACGATGCGAATTTTGAGGGCCATCCGAGCCATCTAACCAAAACCATTGTTTTTCGACCTTGTTTCTTCTTGTCtaaaattttttccactttaaatgttttgtttttgttcacaaatattttttgtaattcctcTTCATAAAAAACACCATCGATGACATCGCCGTCATAATCACACAACCTATAGACGGGACGTTCGCGTGATATGCATTCTGTTATAGTGAAGAACTCGTGCGTGTAGTTTTCTTTATAACCTTTTGTGAACGGACCTCTTACTTTAGAAATTCTAACAATGTCGccaactttatatttaaatttagggGTTACGCCGGGGCCGTCTTTAGATCCATATAGGTTTTTATACACggcagattcattttctttggacACATCAATAGGTCTCATCTTAATGCTCCTGTGATAGCTGGCGTTGTATCCGTCCGTGATGTCTTGTAGAATATCGATATAGCGTTTGGAGTTTGTAGCagttaaatatctccacatccgcCCTTTTAAGGTTCTATTAAACCGCTCGACGATGCACGCTTTTAAATCGGTGGCTGTTGcaaaatgttgtatgttgtacttttttgtcatgctttgaaaatgtttattaaaaaattctttcccaTTATCTATCTGTAGTTTACGGGGCACCCTGCCCTCATCCAGTATAGATTGGAAAGCTTTAGACACCTCGACAccggatttgttttttaaaacccgaGTCCACgcatatttactaaacatgtctatgcacgtcaacagaaaatgaacgttGTCGTTTTCCTTGGCGTATGCAGACATATCGACCAGATCTGCCtgaaactgcatatcaataccataaacaaaaacacgatttcttttgtattttagcgGTGCAGTTCTGTGTAACGTGTAAGCATCCTCGCCGGCGAGCCAATCCGAAACTTGTTTATCTGTTAAACGAACCCCTGTTTcctttaaaacaccgtcttttaaacgttttttacCACCAAAAGACCCCGCATTTGAAGGTGTGTAATAGACTTTTTTCAGGTCTGCTGTCATGTCTCCGGACATGTCGACACTTTAACAAGCACAAAAGAATAACACAGATGGTCTTAAACGTcttggtatttatttcagtaaaagatcaTAAACGTTATCATACAACATCATTGAGGGAGTGTAggaattttatacacatcacaatgtttttgtcaaCCACATACGCTATAAATGCGTCTATTATTTCACAGACATCTGTCTGGTCATTTCTCGAcagcagaatttcacacacatcatagacatacgtacacatacataaaatgtctgcAATTCTAATACGtctgccacattcagtcacaatatctagtatttttgtgatagaaACCAAAATCGGTTCGCATGCGTTAATACACATATGTACCAAAGCAGTCCAATCACACACCTTACCTCGCACAAGACACATCTGATTCACGAGATTTGTTAGACGTCTCGGGTCAACATCGCATCCGTTTACAACTACGGATACACCAACACGGTCCGTAAGGCATTTGTACAACAGACCGGACATCTCGCACCTAATACGGCGTTTAAGCAGACTCTTTGCTAATCCTGTAGCGCTGCACACATTCCCCATCTCAAACGGTTGGTGTGACTCCCTTCCAGCTGTCCACGGCGTCGTAGACGATCTGCTCGCTGCTGACATCCACAAGTTTCTCTCTTACCTCGTTAAGCCTTTGCACGATGTACACTTCGTCCTGCAGCTCGTGTAGAACGGCATCCACCGATCCTTGAATTCTCTGAGGGTTAACCCTCAAACCAAACCGACTCAAGGCTTGAGCGATGAAATGTTTAAGCCCAGGTTTGAGCAGATCACGCGATAGTTCCTCAAAgtatttgtcaaagaaataCGCGTCAGGTTCGAAGAGACAAGAGTGTCTAAGCTGACTCGGATGATCCACTTCGCACCCCAAACAGAgatctttcagttttttattgataacatgctccagaaggaccacgactgtcgcttttataatcttgaacgcGTCAGATCGAATACAGCCGTCTGTGTCATCAACACCGATGTAGGCCGAGGCGCCAGTTAAAGAGCCGCTGATTCCGTACGGAGTTGTGAGGAAACTTAGGTTGTGATATCCTAATTCCTTGCAGAAATTATCCAACCACTTGTTGTCGTATGTTTGCGGAGTGGATTCTAGCGTTGTCGCGTTGTCGTCGGGCAGAGCCGGCGCTGTCTCCGGGGTGTTGCTGTAGCAGGCGTATGTAGAATCTTGAGACATCTTCGTAATATGTGTTTAACTGTGACACAGGCCACCCCGTTTTAATCATCACAGCATGAGGGCGGTCTTAAGAGAGGATCTCCGGAGTTGGTAACGCCCTGCTCGGGGTTAAACGACAGCTCCTTTACAACCTCATCGCCCACACGAAGATTTTTTGACAAACTAatacatttgttgttttttctcggAGCGAAAGTTAGCTCCTCAATCTTTTCCTCAGAGTCTCTTATAGGCGTGATGCAGAACCGTCTTCTAGAGATATTAGGAGTTCTCGGTGTAGCCATTGTAGCAGTTAGTTACAGACTGTCTTCTGTGTTTAACCATAATGTCTTAACAAGCTATTTAAAACCCATTAACACCCCCgcagacactcattatcataaacaatctgTAGGATCACACCACGACCCCCCTAGTCATAAAAAAACTCTttggtcaggaagaaacaaagagccataaattaagcactcctagagaaacgcaggcctgtcaaggacgaggccataaattagccctctagttctaccgccgtgattgacattttgacagaacgtactggctacgatgaaaacatgtgaatgggtgtgtttagagagagagtgagaggcgtgtctgaaaacgcgtatgtgtgggcggggtttagcgagagtGAGGCGTCTCCGTttaacttcattactgcttaacacagcgactggaagacatctctggaaaatacttctctcctagtttaaacattacggagattcttttagccagcactttaacatttttacctcgtaaggatctttgtttagaagccGTGTAATAGgtgctattctttttaaacagctcttttaaccatttttacctcctaaagtttttatgtgtgtttttttggaaacctagtaatacggattctttttaaacagctcttttgatcattttttacatcctaaaggtttgtgtttagaatgtatgtaatacaaacgattattttaaacagattcttttttaaacagattcttttttaaaaaaagacgctttaactcctaaactttttattcaaaggtaaaccgggatccctaaaaaacataatcaacatttgttttcatttatttcacaaaacaaatattctactcatatatgtacacattcaaacatcatgcttttctaacaatgtgtttacacaaacgaaataacgccacaaagtaacacaaacacagccccatattaaaaacattatttcttttcagacgtatttcaccccaccaaaaaccaaactcattaacataaacaccttttgttgggaggggggctattccccccaacacacacctctccacaacacccccagacacaaaggagccagattgaccagctgataaactccatagggttacccccctcaccacccctacagacctgccagtcagggaagcacagagggtcataaattatcacacacaacactttgattgacagtttgacagaaagtgtatgatataactactaacatattcccagattgtgtgatccagggGAAAAGGAAGACTGAAGGTGGGAAAAAAGTATGCATTTTCAGGCCCCAGAAgccattgttgagaaatgagtgacTCAGACGCTCGAAATGTGGAGGAGAAagtccatttggacctttcatttatattccataaattaagttataataaagggtttctcttttatgacgtgtgagcagagagataaaaaaaaaggaatagttTTCTGTAGGCCTAAAAGGAGGTCTTAGCCCAGATTATAGAATACATGGTTTGgtttgtcattcacacatacagccttATAATGTCAATAGCTCAATTGTAGTCAGCTTGCTCTTTCAGCAGCCTTTGGGCTGTGGATCGTTCTATGAGAGATAAAAAgtgacacagagtgtttctttttttgtctatattgctcatttcattcagtaccttgtctataaatcctgcagagatgttaggtataatatttgtagtattttagtaACTATTGTTTTATAACTTGAAGTTAGTAAGTtataaaaaattgtgttcaccattatggtaattaagtacataacacttaagttccttttaaataatgtggaaaaactagttggaacaacatgatttttatgagtaatcaagttaaaaacttgtgtttattatacagattattaaatgagttttaattgaatacatttgacTGTAGAGGTAAAGGTGATTTCTCCAACTCAGTGTGGTTCgttggttgaaattaatttaaagttgtcataactcaaaaatgattggtgttttgcaaaactgtctgtgtggttcgCCTGAAAgagttttatgtgtgtttattgtttgtttagtattatggtgttactgtgcgtgTTCCAAGTTATGAGGGAAGGTCTCCGTCCGGCCTGGCTCCCCAGTCTCCTGGCATGACACCAGACTGGATTGAGACCGTGTTGAGCGGATTGTATacagttccatatttagattgGGTACACGGCTGGTCAGAAGCATGCGCGCCGGAGCTCcaaatcattcttttaattttaatttgaattccgtgtttccctgtttggaaactgaatgaaagtgttttgagtTCCATGATGACGTTCATCTAAAACAGAGCgcgcaagagagggagagagcgcgtgcgagagattttattttccctttttaCTTCCCCTTTTTACAATCTTTTAGTTATCAAatttcacactacacattaaagtcaaggtgactctctctctctctctctctctctctctctctctctctctctctctctctctctatatatatatatatatataaatgcttaaacatatttctgtaaaagttaaaatcaatcagtattattgattttatcagTCCGGAGAGAACTTTTATGGCAGTTTATGTGTTGCGCCACGTTGTTTCTTCTGCACAGGCATATCGACATTTTTGCCTGACCAAcgataaaattgatcagctaaCACTTGAACCTGTTCCTTGTGAGTGATGTACTtaacaaattaattttaaaaaaccctgaaaagtaaaacagacccgAGGTTACAGTCTCTGCCTAATCACAAGGACCAATGTGGTCCGTATCAGGCTAAGTCACATCCTCCCTGTTGAGAtaatgttgagcctaaacatttggttttagagaGCACTGTACCTTCATGAACTGACTCACTAACAATagctggaataaccataactaatttgtgtatctGTGATTCCTATACGGGTACGTGTCCATACATTGGTAAGTAGTGTAAGTGGTGTAAGTGTGAGTTCTTCTGGCGTGTGGTATTCCTGTTgcataatgatgaataatttctgcatattttctctttaaatgctggttatgtccagtgatgaataattagtaagatcagatggcagtagtagtctgcacattttaaacTCTCTGTAAGGTGTTGTATGCctgttacagatgtgatatcTGAGTCCGTAACATTAGAATAAGGTGGTGATTACCTAATGTGGAATTCGGGTTTTGCAGGGAGTACGAGTATCTGGATTAGGCAGCCTTGCATAATGGTTCCTTTTGCTGACATGTGCTGATGTGAGTTTGTGagttagtttaattacagtctctttacaacagtgtagtttgaagtgatttgtttcttttctgaaccgtagattggtgaatagaataaagtagttgtgtaaatatgcatgcatatatatatatatatatatatatatatatatatatatatatatatatatatatatatatatatatatatatatatatatatgtgtgtgtgtgtgtgtgtgtgtgtgtgtgtgtgtgtgtgtgtgtgtgtgtgtgtgtatacgtatactatacggtgtgctatggatatgtcatacaaagtatacgagttgcaatatttaaataatacaaagcagtggtcacaaactcgaggaatggagcatatactgcacaatctgtgaagtgaattgatAAATCTTTATATGGTAGCTGTGACTGAGCTGAgaactggatgcaggtgtgttgAAAAAAGTTGATTTCCAAATTTCTGGTATAACCCCgttgtctaatgaaagattaaaatgataagttaaaagagatgaaataatatcagctgctaaaattcaaaaatacagattccacacaatcagggccttgtgatttgtttatatcgAACAATTTGAGTGCTCTGTAAACGTCAGAAGtcttaatacattaaaaacgttaaaaactgaactcctcattttgaattgtttttgaaTGGCTTTCCGGGGGGGTCCCGGGTCAGGAGTGTGGGGCGCTTACAGGGCTGTAGTTTAtatattgaaaacattggattcggtggcacaaggattgccagcaCTGTGCGTGGAGATGCTCtcttagtgcagatcactgggaaaattgctctctcacacatcgatcttacattcatcacaccaggtcatttctattttgaaagaacaggatatggggATATGGGGTTAATCTATGTGCCATCCAAAATGAAATTCTTAAACCTATTAGTGTGCCTaacacaccaac
Proteins encoded in this region:
- the LOC128618147 gene encoding uncharacterized protein LOC128618147; its protein translation is MSQDSTYACYSNTPETAPALPDDNATTLESTPQTYDNKWLDNFCKELGYHNLSFLTTPYGISGSLTGASAYIGVDDTDGCIRSDAFKIIKATVVVLLEHVINKKLKDLCLGCEVDHPSQLRHSCLFEPDAYFFDKYFEELSRDLLKPGLKHFIAQALSRFGLRVNPQRIQGSVDAVLHELQDEVYIVQRLNEVREKLVDVSSEQIVYDAVDSWKGVTPTV